The genomic stretch AATAGACACCCACCCTTGCATGTTCTTTTCTGGTCAAATCCTATCTGTGTAAACAAAAGAGAGGAGAAAACAGTGCTTTAAaaaccgcttcatcctcattagggttgcgggggtatgctggagcctatcccagctgaccacaggcgacaggcggggtacaccctggactggtcgccagccaatcgcagggcacatatagacaaaaaaccattcacactcacattcatacctatggacaatttagagtctccaattaacctcacctgcatgtttttgggaatgtgggaggaagccggagtacccggagaaaacccacacgtacacggggagaacatgcaaactccacacaggaatgcccaagggagaatcgaacccaggtcttcccgatctccaggctgttcctgtattggccaatgtgctaaccacgagaccaccgtgcggccccctcaTAACATCATCACAGAAAATACAAAGGCCTCACTGTTTCCATGGTGTTTAGAAAAGCATACTATGTTATATTCCCAACTGTACATATGTGGATGATACCACCTGTAAAAATGATGGTATGTCCCACAttaggagtgtccaaactttatagTTAAGTGCATAGCATATTTTGAACTGCAACACGTCGATTTTAGCATGCAAGTAGAATAGCAAAGAAAGGGTCCTCCACTGACTCCACTCCACTGACCCCCTGtgagaaaagtttggacacctccaACCAACATAATCCTTTAAATAATCCCACATTTGCACATTTTATTATCCGACGGCGGGATTCTATGTTGCTGTGTCAAAGCGCACAGTTGTGGCAATCTCAGGCTTCTTTTTTGCAATAccctatcattgtaaaaacacaaTCTACAGTATCCCAccatgcaagttttttttttatttttttaaagagctaattttgtaaaaaagcaaGCAGTTACCACAAATagaagaaaagacaaatacagacAACCACTACGTACCCCACCAGGCACGTATCCCTTGTATAACATCGGATCtatgagaggggaaaaaaagatcatCCTATCAAAGTTGAAGAAACATATATTGAACAATGTTGACATTTCCAACAAGAGTTCCCACCAGTAGATCTGCTGCCTTTGGCTGCAGTTTGTCCCTCTCCAAAGTGAGAAGGTCATCTTAACATCTGTATCTGCATGCCACTTGTCATCCTCCAGGCTTTACGACTAAAACACATGCTGTTAGCACGCAAGTTAGCACGCAAGACATCATGCAACAGGTCTGAGGCCAGGTGAAGCATGATAACACACAATGTAGTCCATTGTGTGTGCGCCACCGTTGCCCCAGTTGAAATGCTTTGCACACATCACATGGTTCTGTGAGGCAAGTGACCTCGCTGGACAACAGCCAAAATATTTAGCTTAACTCAACTCAGGGGCAGATAAATGCCACCATGGCTGAACAAACATGATGATCTCACCGCCCCCCGCCTGAGtacaaacatttcaacattcctgCTGTTAGGATAAATCGTCTTAGCTGGAGCTTGGACGTCAGGGTGAAAATCCGACACTGGTTATTTAGCCTGTCAGCTTGTCCAGCTGAGCCTGCTGGAATCGGAATGACGCGCACACACAGCAGAAAGGCCAGAGATGCGATGACGTGTGTTCACGCAGCCGACAAGACAACTCAGAACATGAGGACACAGGATTGCCATGGTTACACACCCTGTGTAATGaagtgagagtgtgtgtgacgCTGGATGATAGCATCTCAGCAAAGTCCTGGAAGGTTTCCATCTGTAATCAGGAATAACGCATGATGTATTGCGTCACTGATGCTTGGGATtatcattcagtggaacacacacacactatattcTTTTTCCTCACAGTGACAAAATGATAAACTGAAGAATCTTTTAGTACATTTGCAGAGGAGATAGTTTTGTTGGTGGATAAAGACATAAGTATAAAGACAGCAgcaaaaattacacattttaaaaagtacacatttatttttgtaaggaaaaaaaatacatgatatacatAGCCTGATTTTTATGAGAATTTAGTAAggtattgtacaaaaaaatgtgtaattttaaaattaaaactgCTTGTCAATTACAGCaaaatttagcatttttgttTCACAATTTTGTGATTGTGTTTACTTCCGGATTCATTTTGTTTCCACATGAAACTGTTGCAGCTAGGCACGATGACGCTTAAGTTGCAGGAAAAGAACAGTCCAACTATTACTGTTTAACTTTTACTCaatttcctactaaattctcCTTTTTAAAGATGAAAATTACAAACCATACACACACTTGACTCTGCGGTGGTTAACAGGTGTAATAAAACTTACACTACAGAATCTTCCACTAGACCACATCATGTCAATACATCATTTGAGTTAGAGATCTTAGGTTTGTTTCCTGAATGAAAAATCATCTGCCCATTAAAAGATAACACCCTGCTGGCTATTAATGAATACAGAAAAGACATGACAAAAGCATCTGCTAAGGCGCAGTATAATGAGCGTCAAGGGCTTGACGAGTCTGAAGATGCAAGATGAACGTCACTAAATCCAACCCAAGAGTAATTTCTCCAACAAGTATTACATCATGTAGTAGGTTGGCAATCCACAATGTTTCATATGCAGTGGACTTTGTTGAAGCTTCACATTAGAGAGCATTGTACTCGACACACTTGGATGGATCCGTGGTGAAGTGCTTTTGGCAGATGGTCATCAGCCTCTTTAGTCCCTagggaagaagaaagaaaatgtgTCATCACAAGTGGTCAATGACATCTATGTAATGTGACACCATTCATTTGTCTCACCTGAATATACTTTCTCTGTGTTTCATCATTGAGGACGTGGGCCACGTGCTTGGAGAAGATCTTCTCTCTCCCTGTACGGGCATGGATACCCACCATAGTCACACCAATGGGCCAGGGGGCGTTTCCAATAGCCATCTGTAGGTACGCATCATTTGCCTTGACAAAGAAAACAAGTCCAACATATTTCAGACAATGTGGAGTTGGGTGTCTAATAATGAATAAGATGacatcaacaaaaaaacagaccttGACATATTCCCTCTCCAGCATAAATTTGATGATGTCAGTGATTGATTCTTTGATGTCAGCCGGTAAATTCTGGAAAACAGGACACAACACAGTTTCAAAGGATGGCATGTGTCGAAATGAACTGATGACTCTTGGATAATATCGATCAATAGTGGATGTTACAACACATCATAGCAATCCACTGATAACATGCCTATACACCCCTTAGTGGATGGGAACTCATTTGGATGGTTATTGCCATGCTCTGGCATCATTACAGTTGCTACTTCATTCTTCATCTTATTGTGCAAAACTTTTATATTTCAGGCACAATAACTGGATGGGCTGTTTAGTTACCTTCTTCCTGAGCTTCCTGAAGAGAGGTCTGAGGTAAGACTCGGTCTGAGAGTGAGTGGCACTGGCCAACTTTCCTTGAACGCTGCGCTTCACGTGGTCCTCACGACTGTTCAGATCTTTAGCCCACACTCCAAGAAGGAACTGGAATCAAACAAAAACGGCTGTGAGAGCACCGACAGAGAGCCCGAGCTGTAATTAATGACACAACGCTAAGAACGCTCACACTGAGGAACTTGTCGATGACATCTTGGTCTCCATCATCATCTCCTCTGCCTAGGGTTTTGCCAAGAGCCTGCATGGACAACAAAAGATGCATCAAAAAATATGTGAGTGTGGTTGATTTACGCTTGTTGCTTTGCTTGGTTAAGTGTTATGATTGTCAGGGTTACCATTTTGCTGAAGAGGTCTTTGAaccatccacacggaaatgttcctgggattttttttttatttttattttttgacggattaaaaaaaaatgtgcgtcGACACTGTGTCGggttagtaaatagttgcatccagacaggaatggatcactgggtgaaaatgatgCAATACATAAGGCTCACCTATGTGTGGCGTtgtgaacagacacacagacagaaccacTGGACACCAAACAATAGAAGAGGAAAGAACACatgcataagtccgtcgtcctctgctttccaaggctcgtctagactgacaacgaagtggaattacttctgcgagtcattttggaggtttgagacaacaaaatatcaggagaatatcgactggggtgagtcatgccagctgaaatattcatatattgtgttatgttgtcgtcaaagctcacttccggTCACGCGAtgatgtcatcgttttcagaaagaagcgggttgcttgtctacacagaaccgacaagccggcgttttcaaaTTTTCCCATTCGGCAagccgttttttaaaaaaatacgaattcagggcacccagaacgccgtttctgtgtggatgaaaggctaaaacaataaaacactttggcattttgacctgaaaacgtttctgtgTTGATAGCCCCCTAGTTTCCCTGTTTTTCCACAACTGGTAACATTGCTCAACTGTTTTCTCGGTTATCTCTGGGAAAACCCGATGGTGTTGAATTACAATGTGCAGTACCTCGAGTTCTTCTATTGTGGTGTTCTCTTCATGCACTTTGAGGTCATGTTGTGTGTCAACCTCTCCAGGCTCTGTCCCGCCAACAATTTCATTCAAGTACTGCTGGTCAATCTTGTCCATGGCAGCCTTCAGGTCATTCCTCAAACCCTAAGACACAGGAagcggaaaatacagtataagagtATCAAAGGGGTTAACGTGTTTTTAAAACCACTAAATTGGAAGACTATGCTCTGTGCCACTGCAAAGTGTCCTAACGCCCACCTTGTTTACTTCTGGAGTCAGAATCTCAATCTTCCGCAGTCGTTGGAAGGCGTCATAGTCGGACTCTCCAAACAGTCGGATTGGCTCCCCTCGTTCTCTAAGTCGCCGGATTacctaataaaaaaagacaacagacGTTTGTTCACCATTGATATTTGAACCAACTCACAAATGATTTTACAACTTGACACTGGGATCCTGCATAGTGATTTAACTATTCTTGTTGTTAAACCTGTGGGAACTTTGCCGTACCTTTGTCTTACTAAAATGATGAATGAGatattacatttaatttgtattttattaaagtAACTTAACAGCGTACATATTGAAAAGTGTCCAATGTAATTCTTTGCAAAAACTTTGTAGACGACTTCTCTCTTATACTTTCACTTGAATTAGCAACCCCTGACCTCCTGTCGTGACAGTGTCATCGGCAGCTTCTCTTCTGACAGTTCCAGCTCCAGCACTGGATTAGCTGAGGTGGCtgcttcatcctcctcctttttgTCAATCTTcaggaaaaaagggaaagacTCAAGTTGGTACAGCAATAGCGAGATTGTATGACTAATGCACTGGTTAGAAAATGCTTTCATTCAATTAAGATAATTTAAAATGTGACCTCAGAATTGAAGAGGCTGTTTTTCACTATGACATGACAAACAGCACAGATTCCCATGCATATCTTACCTGTAActcccagtaaaaaaaaaagaaaaaaagcactcATCAATAGACACAAAGTCCTTAATAATACAACCTTTAATAGCGTCTGCACTGCCAagtttagcctttttacaaaacaaagtaCCTCCTCATGCTTTTATAAACACATGCATCACTGATTTTTTAGCCTATCATTATCACAATTAAGGAACACAATCTAATGCAACAAAAAGCCTTTCAAATGACCCTTCAGGTACATATCAGTGTGTTTGcaaagtgtgacatcatagGCTTTGCAGAAACCAAAACAGGGagcaaaagcacaaaataaaagctgcagtCAAAATTAGTGTTATAACACAAATATATCCCATTTCAATTCAGTACCCATGCTGAAAAGCAAACGGGGGATGTGTCCTTATTTGGTTTTGTGACTTCTGTtcctttttacctttttttaagaCGCTGTGCCATGAAACAAGTCCATCGATAATGTCAGCATTGTGTCTCTGGCTGAGTACTAAAAGTATACACGCCGACAATGGTGGGGTACCAGGAGCAGCCAATATTCTTACACTATCGGTAGCTGCAACTATCTGTCGCAGGTGAAAAAAGGTGCCAAGGAAGTAGAAGCACTCGGACACTGGCTATATTAAAACAGAAAATCACTTTTGAATTCATGCAATCCTGTCGGTTACTTTCACTGTTGCAAGCCCATACCTGACTGTCAGGAGGCTCTCTTTGAACCTACAGATGCAGGCGGCAGGTTGAGGAGAAACAGCACAGTGAAGACAAATACAAACAACACTAATGCACGACTGACTTAAGGCCTGAACTTGTCGCCTTCCCCAAGCGTGGCTGAATGGCAAAGGCGACATAACATTGAACAAGTGAGATGTGTTTTTGCGtgttaaagacaaaataaagcaaCCAACCTTATAGCCACATCTTCGGAAGTAGTCCTCTTGCTCCTTGCGTGCGAGATCGCATCTTTTGAAGTACTTTTTGGAGTCCTAGAAACAAAAAAGGGGCCCATTGTGAGCGTGTAAAGAATCACTGTGCCTGTAGATAGAAATGATAGTTACCGTACTaacggtgtacctaatgttatggccGTTGTGTTCTTGTTGATACTGTACCTACTACGCTACAGGATGCATTAACTTCCGCTACCCAATAcggaaatattttaaataaaaatgctgttGAAGTGGCAAAAAGGTTTGTTTTCACAGGTAGAAAAAAGACGAAGCGCTAGCTAGCGCTAAAAAGACCATGCTAGCAAACACTAAAAGCTAATAGCAAACCAAAACTCCTCAAAGATGACACACTTACGTCAACAAGCTGCTTTTCTTCGAGGAGTTTCCTCTTCCTGGCGATCTCAGCTTTAATTATATCCATTTTAAGTATATAATATCAAACAATAACCGGGCATTCAAATAAGAAAAACATTCTAGTAACCGTGTTAGTGTTCACGACACAGAACACTAGCGCTGCTTCACCCGGATGTAAAAGCGGAGGTTAGTGGATTTTCAGTATTAAGAGTCGTGTTACAATGGTGAatacttcaaaataaatgtgtaagACTGGAGCACAATTacacaaataaacaagaaatgctGTTTTGTCCTCCCTTGAATTTGATTTGACAACAGGAATACACCATTGTAACCATCCATAATTTAATATACAATATCACCAGTAAAACTGAAACAATATGTGGTTTAAAGTTCAATAAACACACAATCTTTAAATTgtagtatatttatttttattacaaataacAGAATCCAGTTTGACGCCTGTTCCGTTTTGTTAAAAAGCACAGTACAATATTTGGGTTTGATACCATGCGGGGCCGTAAAAGGGAAAGCGGCGAGTgttaaacataaaatcattcaatCGCTGACACGACCAGGGTGTCAAAATACGAATATAATAGAAAATCAGGTTAAATATCAAATCATTCATTCACTGACACGACCAGGGTGTCAAAATGTGAAAAGCAGCTTTTAAAAGACCGATGACGATGATGACAGAGCTACGGTGACAGCCCTATGATGAACTGAACTGATTGTTAATAAAGCAGACGGACAGTGATTATTGAGTCACTTGGTGCACGAATCTCCGCAGCCTGCACAGCCACTGAAGAAGATGGACATTGAGGAGAAGAGAAAGAGGAGAAGGAAGTCACAGAGCTTTAAACTCGTCATGGGTGAAGGTAAGCATGCTGAAGGAATACAAAGAGCTGTCTGGAACAAAAGACATGTCCACGTAGTCTGTGCATCGACGCACCTGATGAGTCATTATAGGTGTAAAAACCTCCATTACGATTCTTGTAAACATCCCTGGAAATTATTTTAGTAATGCAAATGCACCCGGGGTTGTTTAAACATTTACATATGAATAAAAATAGACCTTAATTGTAATCGCTTGTGTCTGCAGCATGTAGTTCATTCATCACCCACAGGTGGTGGATTGCACATGGAAAAGGAGGGGGCCCGAGGCTCTAATATTAACACGCATTCACACTATTTTAATCTGTGCAACAATATGCTacattttattatgattattgttgtatttgtttgttatattgtacattgttttttatttatagagTTTGGCCCCTCATATGTGACTCACTCCagttgcaaaaatccttacgGAGAGCAGGACGCTGCTGTGCCAGATGGTAagttatatttaaattattttttattttcattatatctATTTGTTACACGTTATACAAAGTTTAAAATTCGAATtaacaatattaaatattattattgctgTTACTACAGTATTTTGTATTCTATATAAGTGggtgttttctccaggtactctggcttcctcgcaaatacatacaaaattgCAAATACGTGCActttaggctaattggagagtctaaattgtccatagatgtgaaTGTGAGCATGGATGGTTGTTTGTGCCACAAAGTGCCCTGCGATTAGGGACAAGAGTTGGAAATTAGCAATTACTGTACTATAAACTCTATATACAGCACAACAGTCGCATTTATTGTATTgaaactaatgttaaaaaagtattgtacccatttaaataaaattatatacTATTCTATTGACTGGTGACaagtcgagggtgtaccccacaCACCCAAAACTAAGTCTACTGCACATACACTATGTCTTGCTAGTTTGGCCGGGTGATGACAGCATGGAGATCAAGAAGCAAATCACTGGTATGATGAGGCTTCTGGCAGACAAGACCAGCAGGGTGTATCAACGTGTCGAAAAAGAGCAAGACAGCATATCAAAAACATCCCCGGATGTGACCTACGTAGAGCCTGCAGCTTCTTCAGCTCACTCAAAGGACTGGCGGGTGAACAGCTGCGACTCCACTGGGAATGTAGCGCCTTCCGCTTTGTCCAGAGCCACTCCAATCCATCATAGTCCCACCTGCAACTACTCCAGCAAGGATATGATGATTAAAGTGGATGATGCTCATGGTAAGCATTCAATAGGTTTGATGTTTTCACCTCGGTCAATGTATAGGAAAACAGTAAATACTAGGACAGATACTTGTACAAGCAGGATGCACTGCTCCGAAGCCTCCCCTATTCCAAGATTCTTCGCTCAATGATGCTTTTTCTTGGACTTTTTGGTAAGGAAAGGCGCCATTGATGGCatagaggaaaagtgtgatgataaccatagaagtaGAATTAGGAAAGAGTCTGACTCCGCAGTGcaatatactatatattataGCATTGCTAAAACAACATATCAAATGGTGCCCTAAGACTTCTGCGCAGAGACCAAGTCTCTGCACCACATAAGAGAGAAAGGACAGAGTCGTGAGGAACAGGAAGTTGTTGAAATTACTCCAAAAGCCAATTACACAATTGTAATCTTGCAAGTTTAAGCAGGGAATGACAAATCATGTGACTTTCCAATAGATGTCGTTCCAGGAGCCCCCTGCTGTGTGTGCAATTGTAAGGGCACATTGCAGGCCATTCTGCAGGAGCTGCGTACCATGAGGAGGCTGATGCAGGCCCAGAGAGGTGAACAAGGATTGAGTAATACTGACACACTCCAAACTACGGTATAgtagaaaatactgtacatcttttttttctagtaTCATCCGACCAGCCATGCCAACCTCGCCTTGGTCCTGGTCCTGCTCCTTACCACAGGCCCAGGAAGACGAGGCCAATCTTTAAAGTGGCAAAGAGGGCTGTTGCTTCCTCTTTGGAGGTATCACCGCTTACTGCTGCACCCACAGAAACCGAGAAGGGGGAGGAGTGTGGGAAAATTTTGCTCTCATCGATTGGTCGCTCTGAGATCTTTGTGCAGCCACAGCACAGTAACCTAGGAAGTATCAACAACACACACCAACTGAAGGCACCTCAGGCCACTGAAGTACAGGTAAGTTAAGATGTAATGGAATCATGCTGCTGTGACATTTTTGCCACACTGTTCCATCTGATTGCCTTTCAGTCGGAGGTGCGCCTTGCTGAGGATTATGACGTGTTTATCTCCAAGGCTCAGCTAGACTCCATATTAGTCAACTACACGCGCTCTGGAAGTCTCCTATTCAGGAAATTGGTGTGTGACTGTCCGAGTGTTTGACTGTCATTATGACGTGCAGGTATGGATGTTCTGTGTTGAAACTAactgtaaaatatgttttaggTGTGTGCCTTCTTCGATGATGCGACCCTAGCTATCTCATTGCCCAACGGGAAAAGGAAGAGGGGGCTTAATGATAACAGGAAAGGCCTGGACCCGAATATTGTTGGTGCCATTAAAAGTAGGTGTCGGCCAAAAAGACAACATGCATTAATAGATGCCAAACAAACATATAAACGTCTCACCTCAAATAGacacctcttttttttccttcagcaaACAAATAATAGTTAGTGGCTAGAGAGTATGAGAATTGTGTCAAACTGATGATTAATGCGCAAATTTGAGTGCTTGGCTGCCACCAgaagaggcgctgttgag from Dunckerocampus dactyliophorus isolate RoL2022-P2 chromosome 5, RoL_Ddac_1.1, whole genome shotgun sequence encodes the following:
- the bend7 gene encoding BEN domain-containing protein 7 isoform X3 gives rise to the protein MDIEEKRKRRRKSQSFKLVMGEEFGPSYVTHSSCKNPYGEQDAAVPDVWPGDDSMEIKKQITGMMRLLADKTSRVYQRVEKEQDSISKTSPDVTYVEPAASSAHSKDWRVNSCDSTGNVAPSALSRATPIHHSPTCNYSSKDMMIKVDDAHDVVPGAPCCVCNCKGTLQAILQELRTMRRLMQAQRVSSDQPCQPRLGPGPAPYHRPRKTRPIFKVAKRAVASSLEVSPLTAAPTETEKGEECGKILLSSIGRSEIFVQPQHSNLGSINNTHQLKAPQATEVQSEVRLAEDYDVFISKAQLDSILVNYTRSGSLLFRKLVCAFFDDATLAISLPNGKRKRGLNDNRKGLDPNIVGAIKMFTEKYCNEHRIEKLPGPRDWVQILQDQIKLARRRLKRACDKSMPTSVGGTLLMDLTG
- the bend7 gene encoding BEN domain-containing protein 7 isoform X1: MDIEEKRKRRRKSQSFKLVMGEEFGPSYVTHSSCKNPYGEQDAAVPDVWPGDDSMEIKKQITGMMRLLADKTSRVYQRVEKEQDSISKTSPDVTYVEPAASSAHSKDWRVNSCDSTGNVAPSALSRATPIHHSPTCNYSSKDMMIKVDDAHDVVPGAPCCVCNCKGTLQAILQELRTMRRLMQAQRVSSDQPCQPRLGPGPAPYHRPRKTRPIFKVAKRAVASSLEVSPLTAAPTETEKGEECGKILLSSIGRSEIFVQPQHSNLGSINNTHQLKAPQATEVQSEVRLAEDYDVFISKAQLDSILVNYTRSGSLLFRKLVCAFFDDATLAISLPNGKRKRGLNDNRKGLDPNIVGAIKMFTEKYCNEHRIEKLPGPRDWVQILQDQIKLARRRLKRDAAEDVLNGPSSSCDKSMPTSVGGTLLMDLTG
- the prpf18 gene encoding pre-mRNA-splicing factor 18 isoform X2 is translated as MDIIKAEIARKRKLLEEKQLVDDSKKYFKRCDLARKEQEDYFRRCGYKIDKKEEDEAATSANPVLELELSEEKLPMTLSRQEVIRRLRERGEPIRLFGESDYDAFQRLRKIEILTPEVNKGLRNDLKAAMDKIDQQYLNEIVGGTEPGEVDTQHDLKVHEENTTIEELEALGKTLGRGDDDGDQDVIDKFLSFLLGVWAKDLNSREDHVKRSVQGKLASATHSQTESYLRPLFRKLRKKNLPADIKESITDIIKFMLEREYVKANDAYLQMAIGNAPWPIGVTMVGIHARTGREKIFSKHVAHVLNDETQRKYIQGLKRLMTICQKHFTTDPSKCVEYNAL
- the bend7 gene encoding BEN domain-containing protein 7 isoform X2, whose translation is MDIEEKRKRRRKSQSFKLVMGEEFGPSYVTHSSCKNPYGEQDAAVPDVWPGDDSMEIKKQITGMMRLLADKTSRVYQRVEKEQDSISKTSPDVTYVEPAASSAHSKDWRVNSCDSTGNVAPSALSRATPIHHSPTCNYSSKDMMIKVDDAHDVVPGAPCCVCNCKGTLQAILQELRTMRRLMQAQRVSSDQPCQPRLGPGPAPYHRPRKTRPIFKVAKRAVASSLEVSPLTAAPTETEKGEECGKILLSSIGRSEIFVQPQHSNLGSINNTHQLKAPQATEVQSEVRLAEDYDVFISKAQLDSILVNYTRSGSLLFRKLVCAFFDDATLAISLPNGKRKRGLNDNRKGLDPNIVGAIKMFTEKYCNEHRIEKLPGPRDWVQILQDQIKLARRRLKRDAAEDVLNGPSSCMVSVLQIL
- the prpf18 gene encoding pre-mRNA-splicing factor 18 isoform X1, with the protein product MDIIKAEIARKRKLLEEKQLVDDSKKYFKRCDLARKEQEDYFRRCGYKVQREPPDSQIDKKEEDEAATSANPVLELELSEEKLPMTLSRQEVIRRLRERGEPIRLFGESDYDAFQRLRKIEILTPEVNKGLRNDLKAAMDKIDQQYLNEIVGGTEPGEVDTQHDLKVHEENTTIEELEALGKTLGRGDDDGDQDVIDKFLSFLLGVWAKDLNSREDHVKRSVQGKLASATHSQTESYLRPLFRKLRKKNLPADIKESITDIIKFMLEREYVKANDAYLQMAIGNAPWPIGVTMVGIHARTGREKIFSKHVAHVLNDETQRKYIQGLKRLMTICQKHFTTDPSKCVEYNAL